One Streptomyces sp. NBC_01237 genomic region harbors:
- the mmsA gene encoding CoA-acylating methylmalonate-semialdehyde dehydrogenase: protein MTKTVDHWIGGKTVEGTSGNYGPVTDPATGAVTTRVALASVEEVDAAVAAAKAAYGTWGTSSLSTRTAILFRYRALLDAHRDDIAALITAEHGKVHSDALGEVARGLEIVELACGITTQLKGELSTQVSSRVDVSSIRQSIGVVAGITPFNFPAMVPMWMFPLAIACGNTFVLKPSEKDPSAANLLAELAAEAGLPDGVLNVLHGDRTAVDGLLAHPDVAAVSFVGSTPIARYIHTTASTNGKRVQALGGAKNHMLVLPDADLDAAADAAVSAAYGSAGERCMAISAVVAVGAIGDELVAKIRERAEKIKIGPGNDPASEMGPLITAAHRDKVASYVTGAAAQGADVVLDGTGHTVEGFEDGHWIGLSLLDNVSTDSDAYKDEIFGPVLCVLRVDSYDEGVALMNASPFGNGTAIFTRDGGAARRFQLEIEAGMVGVNVPIPVPVGYHSFGGWKDSLFGDHHIYGNDGVHFYTRGKVVTTRWPDPADAPSGVDLGFPRNH, encoded by the coding sequence ATGACGAAGACCGTCGACCACTGGATCGGTGGCAAGACCGTCGAGGGCACGTCGGGCAACTACGGCCCGGTCACCGACCCGGCCACCGGTGCCGTCACCACCCGGGTCGCGCTCGCCTCGGTCGAAGAGGTGGACGCCGCGGTCGCCGCCGCGAAGGCCGCGTACGGGACGTGGGGCACGTCCTCGCTCTCCACCCGCACCGCGATCCTGTTCCGCTACCGCGCGCTGCTGGACGCCCACCGCGACGACATCGCCGCGCTGATCACCGCCGAGCACGGCAAGGTGCACTCCGACGCGCTGGGCGAGGTCGCCCGCGGTCTGGAGATCGTCGAGCTGGCCTGCGGCATCACCACCCAGCTCAAGGGCGAGCTGTCCACCCAGGTCTCCAGCCGGGTCGACGTCTCCTCGATCCGCCAGTCGATCGGTGTCGTCGCGGGCATCACGCCGTTCAACTTCCCGGCCATGGTGCCGATGTGGATGTTCCCGCTGGCCATCGCGTGCGGTAACACGTTCGTGCTGAAGCCCAGCGAGAAGGACCCTTCGGCCGCCAACCTGCTGGCCGAACTGGCCGCCGAGGCGGGCCTGCCCGACGGCGTCCTGAACGTCCTGCACGGCGACAGGACCGCGGTCGACGGCCTGCTGGCCCACCCGGACGTGGCCGCGGTCTCCTTCGTCGGCTCCACCCCGATCGCCCGCTACATCCACACCACGGCCTCCACCAACGGCAAGCGCGTCCAGGCGCTCGGCGGCGCGAAGAACCACATGCTCGTCCTGCCGGACGCCGACCTGGACGCCGCGGCCGACGCGGCGGTCTCGGCCGCGTACGGCTCCGCGGGGGAGCGCTGCATGGCGATCTCGGCGGTCGTCGCGGTCGGCGCGATCGGCGACGAACTGGTGGCCAAGATCCGCGAGCGCGCCGAGAAGATCAAGATCGGCCCCGGCAACGACCCCGCGTCCGAGATGGGCCCCCTGATCACCGCCGCCCACCGCGACAAGGTCGCCTCCTACGTCACGGGCGCCGCCGCCCAGGGCGCCGACGTGGTCCTCGACGGCACCGGCCACACGGTGGAGGGCTTCGAGGACGGCCACTGGATCGGCCTCTCGCTCCTGGACAACGTCTCCACCGACTCCGACGCGTACAAGGACGAGATCTTCGGCCCGGTCCTGTGCGTCCTGCGCGTGGACTCGTACGACGAGGGCGTGGCCCTGATGAACGCCTCGCCGTTCGGCAACGGCACCGCGATCTTCACCCGCGACGGTGGAGCGGCCCGGCGCTTCCAGCTGGAGATCGAGGCCGGCATGGTCGGCGTCAATGTGCCGATCCCGGTGCCGGTGGGCTACCACTCCTTCGGTGGCTGGAAGGACTCGCTCTTCGGCGACCACCACATCTACGGCAACGACGGCGTGCACTTCTACACCCGCGGCAAGGTCGTCACCACCCGCTGGCCCGACCCGGCGGACGCCCCCTCGGGCGTGGACCTGGGCTTCCCCCGCAACCACTGA
- a CDS encoding DUF4291 domain-containing protein: MNATPRYEIRARHTASTVTVYQAYRPAIGLPAARDGRFPGAWKRDRMTWIKPSFLWMMYRCGWGAKEGQETVLAVEITRDGFAWALENAELSHYVRGVHPDREAWRRGLRRAPARVQWDPERDLHLNPLPYRSLQLGLSGEAAGRYADEWIVAVRDVTPLAHEIHGLLRAGERDRAAGLLPEETPVVGLSAPRPEPRTSP, from the coding sequence ATGAACGCGACACCCCGCTACGAGATCCGCGCCCGGCACACCGCCTCCACCGTCACCGTCTACCAGGCGTACCGGCCCGCCATCGGGCTGCCCGCCGCGCGGGACGGGCGGTTTCCCGGTGCCTGGAAGCGGGACCGTATGACGTGGATCAAGCCCAGCTTCCTGTGGATGATGTACCGCTGCGGCTGGGGAGCGAAGGAGGGGCAGGAGACCGTTCTCGCCGTCGAGATCACCCGCGACGGCTTCGCCTGGGCGCTGGAGAACGCCGAACTCTCGCACTACGTCAGGGGTGTTCACCCCGATCGGGAGGCCTGGCGGCGGGGTCTGCGGCGTGCGCCCGCACGCGTGCAGTGGGACCCCGAGCGCGATCTGCACCTCAACCCGCTCCCGTACCGCTCCCTCCAGCTGGGGCTGAGCGGTGAGGCGGCGGGGCGGTACGCCGATGAGTGGATCGTGGCCGTCAGGGACGTCACCCCGCTCGCGCACGAGATCCACGGGCTGCTCCGGGCGGGGGAGCGGGACAGGGCGGCCGGGCTGCTGCCGGAGGAGACACCGGTCGTGGGGCTCAGCGCGCCCCGTCCGGAGCCGCGGACCAGCCCGTGA